GGGGGTGGATGCTTATGGAAGCCCCTGTTTTTATAGCCATGGCGGCCCTATGGTATTTTTCAGACCGCCGCACAGAACCCGTCTGTCTGTGTTTTTTTCTTCTTTTCCAGTTGCATTATCTACAAAGAGCGTTCATATTTCCATTCCTGATAAAAGGAAATAGCCGTATGCCTTTAGGTATTATATCCATGGGAATTTTCTTCAATATACTGAATGCCCTGATGCAAGGAGGATGGATATTTTATATTTCGTCTCCGGAGCGATACCCTGTAAGCTGGTTCCATTCCCCCCAATTTATTATAGGAACTATACTATTCTTTTGCGGGATGTTCATCAATATACATTCCGACAAGATTATCAGGGACTTACGTAAGCCAGGAGATAAACGCCATTATATTCCCCGGGGCGGAATGTTCCGTTATGTCTCATCTGCCAACTATTTCGGTGAGATACTGGAATGGACAGGATTCGCAGTGCTCACCTGGTCGTGGGCAGGCGCTGTATTTGCATGGTGGACATTCGCTAATCTCACTCCCCGGTCGGCAGCTCTTTACCGCCGTTATAAAAATGAATTCGGCAATGAATTCACAAAAGAAAAACGAAAACGAATCATACCCTTTATTTATTGACGACTTATGGAATTA
This portion of the Barnesiella propionica genome encodes:
- a CDS encoding DUF1295 domain-containing protein; this translates as MAEIFNTFLVVMALVALVVFIALYFVEAGYGMLFNKKWGLSIPNRWGWMLMEAPVFIAMAALWYFSDRRTEPVCLCFFLLFQLHYLQRAFIFPFLIKGNSRMPLGIISMGIFFNILNALMQGGWIFYISSPERYPVSWFHSPQFIIGTILFFCGMFINIHSDKIIRDLRKPGDKRHYIPRGGMFRYVSSANYFGEILEWTGFAVLTWSWAGAVFAWWTFANLTPRSAALYRRYKNEFGNEFTKEKRKRIIPFIY